A genomic segment from bacterium encodes:
- a CDS encoding CPBP family intramembrane metalloprotease, with translation MAPDTDTGGSGADRFEDPPLDHSSISTQPEQPRPTLISYLVLGLLVIVWPVSAFYFLDSQHDLATDVVSPILEIYLPTILVQLLIVGMIAVAMKSEHARSGNIGLKNFTRWSVPLAIGFLLMANIALASLQAMIATGSPESFVEFGALLPKTVAEKLTWVLLCAVVAVCEEVTFRGYVMTRVTQIANGRMWLGVLVSTLSFASGHLYQGLGGFAIIFVYGLMFCALCLYSGSLYPAIIAHFLQDVMVLFIPESMR, from the coding sequence ATGGCCCCTGATACTGATACTGGTGGGAGTGGCGCTGATCGTTTCGAAGATCCGCCGCTAGACCATTCAAGCATATCGACCCAGCCGGAGCAGCCGCGCCCGACTCTGATCAGCTACCTCGTGTTGGGATTGCTGGTTATTGTCTGGCCCGTGAGCGCTTTCTATTTTCTCGATTCACAACACGACCTCGCTACCGACGTCGTGTCGCCGATACTTGAGATTTATCTCCCGACAATCCTCGTCCAACTGCTGATAGTCGGTATGATCGCCGTCGCCATGAAGTCGGAACACGCACGAAGCGGGAATATCGGACTTAAGAATTTCACGCGCTGGTCGGTACCGCTGGCGATTGGATTCTTGCTGATGGCGAACATTGCGCTGGCTTCCCTGCAGGCGATGATCGCAACCGGATCGCCGGAGAGCTTCGTAGAATTCGGCGCGCTGCTGCCAAAGACCGTAGCTGAGAAATTGACGTGGGTCTTGCTATGCGCAGTGGTTGCAGTCTGCGAAGAGGTGACATTTCGGGGTTATGTGATGACGCGGGTTACACAGATTGCCAATGGGCGAATGTGGTTGGGAGTGTTGGTTTCTACGCTGTCATTTGCAAGCGGGCATCTGTATCAAGGCCTTGGCGGCTTCGCAATCATTTTCGTCTATGGACTGATGTTCTGCGCTTTGTGTCTCTACTCGGGTTCGCTGTATCCGGCGATAATCGCGCACTTCCTGCAGGATGTGATGGTGCTGTTCATTCCGGAGTCGATGCGTTAG
- a CDS encoding ribbon-helix-helix protein, CopG family produces the protein MRKRFDNTLNITIPSEMKRSLNSLARECDVNMADLVRVSIRIMLPVLEAVWKAKKEMMDEMVRRGEGHFRQRHDTLDCDDDYGTKQGGGPC, from the coding sequence ATGCGAAAACGATTCGATAACACACTTAACATCACCATTCCTTCGGAAATGAAACGAAGCCTCAACTCTCTCGCACGCGAGTGTGACGTCAACATGGCAGACCTTGTGAGAGTGTCGATCCGAATTATGCTGCCGGTGCTTGAAGCAGTGTGGAAGGCTAAGAAGGAAATGATGGACGAGATGGTGCGCCGCGGCGAGGGACACTTCCGGCAGCGTCATGATACCTTGGATTGTGACGACGACTATGGCACGAAACAGGGAGGTGGTCCCTGCTGA
- a CDS encoding sigma-70 family RNA polymerase sigma factor: MRIIIYSNKKMYAAYEAIWGDTAINPNSVKKKERIRIAVLAALAKLSEGDQYIIKRYHFDGASILEIADEQGCSFDTVAKRHSRALRKLRSLLAAFAASEFRIPQTSTKCVICSSPYRSEIDEFLAHHVDGDRYQNEMREIKMRFGVSIVSVMTIVSHRKYH; encoded by the coding sequence ATGAGGATCATCATTTACAGCAACAAGAAAATGTACGCTGCTTATGAGGCTATCTGGGGCGACACTGCCATCAACCCAAATAGCGTCAAGAAGAAAGAGAGAATCAGAATCGCCGTTTTGGCTGCGCTTGCCAAGCTCTCAGAGGGCGACCAATACATTATCAAACGATACCACTTTGACGGTGCGTCCATTCTCGAAATCGCCGACGAGCAAGGCTGCTCATTTGACACCGTGGCAAAACGGCACAGCCGCGCACTGCGTAAGCTTCGAAGTTTGCTTGCCGCATTTGCCGCATCGGAATTCAGGATACCGCAAACATCGACCAAGTGCGTGATTTGCTCCTCGCCTTACCGATCCGAAATTGACGAGTTCCTCGCCCACCACGTTGATGGGGATCGCTACCAGAATGAAATGCGCGAAATCAAGATGCGATTTGGCGTTTCAATAGTCTCAGTTATGACAATTGTCAGCCACCGCAAGTACCACTAA